The stretch of DNA GGGCAGATCTCCCACCGGGGAGGAAGTCACCGGGGATCCCCCCTTCCCCCTTTCGCATCCCGCCGCGAAGATGACGGCGCACACCGAAAGAAGGAGGACTCCCGGCACCTTCATGGTTTGCCCTTCCCCCAACGGACCGCACCCATCAGAACATCTCTTTCCAGGACTTGATCGTCTTCATCTGCGGCGGCGACTCGATCTTGATCTCCTTGACGGATCCCGTGGAAAATCCCACGAAGATGGACGATTGCCCGGACGGGTAGATCGACAGCGACGGGCTCGACGGGATCCCGCCCTCGCTCCCGGTGTAGACGTGGTACGGGACCTTCGTCGTTGTGGTCTCACCCAACGAGGCGATCGAGGCCAGCCCGGCTCCTGCGTTCAGCATCTGGAGCCCGTATACCCGCGCGATCCCGCCGCCGCCGCACGGATTCGCCGTATCCGGGGTGAAGGTCGTGAAATAGACGTTGTTGTAGAAGACGACCGGGTCCGAGAGGACCTTTTCGCCCGAATGCGTGTTCGTGTCGTTCGCGGTGGACGGAACGCTTGCGAAGCTTGCGTACCAGCCGTATTGCGTCGGTGTGCCGCCGCCAAGGCTCGTGATGCTCGTCGAAAGGTTTGCAAGGCTTGCTTCCGTGAGAGGGGCGCCCGGCCAGAACGCGTCGGTGTCCTTGATCGCGTAGAACTTCCCGTTGCCCGTGTTCGTTACCGGGTTCTCCTGGTCCCCCGTTCCGAAGAAGAGATACCGCGTGGACTCGGCGGGGACCGTGCTTCCCGCCGCAACGCGGTGGTACACCGGTTGGCCGGCGGACGCCTGGAAGATCTTGTTCATCGTCCATTCGCTGTACGTGTTGTCCGTCCCCGGCGTCCGGAAATCGAACTTGTAAAGGGACCCGTCGAGATCGGCGACGTACGCGAACTTGATGTAGCCGTTCCCGTCGAGGACCGTCGTCGGCGACGCGGGGATGACGTTGTCGATCCCCGTCGTGAAGATCTTGAGGGGCGTGCCCGTGGCGATGTCGAGCACGACGAGGGATCCGCCGACGACACCGTCATCCGATTTCCCCCCGCCGAAGATCGCCACCCATCGATCCCGTGCGGCCGCGGGGGACCCCGACATCACCTTGACCTTCCCGAGGGACGGTTCGGACCACGTCTCCGCCACGTGCGACGGATCCGAATACTCCCAGAGGACCTTCGGATAATCGGCCGCGTCGGGATCGGTGACGTCCAGTGCGAAATAACCGTACCCGCCCTTCCGCATCCCGCCGATCAGGACGGTCCTCCATTCGGAACTCTCCTTGGTGCCGTTGGCGTTGTTGTCGATCCAGACGTCCGACACCCGCGGCGAGGAGTCCACGTAGTAGCCGTGCCGTGTTACCTCCCCCGGCAGGTGGCCCTCGAGATTGGTCAGAAGATAGTTCGGTATGTACCCGAAGAGTTCCGCCCCCGTCCCCGTGTCGTACTGCCCTGCATTCGGTCCGGAGGTCTGGTAGGCACCGCTCACAAACGCGTGCAGCATCCCGTCGTTGGTTCCGACGTACACGACCCGTTTCCTGTGGGCGCTCCCCTCGACGAAGCTGACGGCCCCTGTCCCCCCGACCGCCGTCGAATACCCTTCGTCGAAATAGAACCGCGAAGGGGGGCCGACGACGATCGGCTTCGAGTGGAAGATGTCGCCGAGCTTCGCGTTGTTGTCGTGGCCGGCGCCGCGGATGTAGTTCACGACGTTGTCCCGCGCGGCGGTGTTGTCCACGCCGAGCATCTCCGGCGTGATCGCGGCGGTGGTGAAACCCAGGCGGGTCCAGGTATTGTCGGCGGTATAGATGTTGCGATCTGCGGGAAGGGTCGATTTCAGGACGTTTCCCGCTTCCCAGTGGGAGGTCATCGTGTTGTCCGGGTTGATCGACAACGCCTCGAGGCGCCCCTCCCAGAACGTGGCGGGGGGGGAAGCCGGCGTGAAACTCGCCTTGTACAGGTAGTTCCTGTCCGTCATCCGGACCGAGGCGACCGTCGGCGCCGTGAAGGAGTACATCCCCGCGGTGATCTGCTGGAACGCGTTCCGCATCGCGACCGCCAGTTCGGCGGCGTCGGTGGCGAAGAACGTCCTCCCCGCTCCCCGTGCGGTGTTGTCCCCCGACGCTCCGATCGTGGTGTACGTCGAGACATCCGCCTGGTCGTTCGTCTGCTCTGCGGCCCGACGCAGCACCTCACGAAGGGTGGCCAGGGCGGGCTGTGCATCGCTGACGCCGACCCCGATGGTGAACAGCTTCGCGCTGGGAGAATGGGAGGCGAGGTTGGCCGCCTCCTGGATCACGGCGTTGTGCCGCGCGACCTGCCCATTGTTGAAAGGAGTCCCGTCCCAGTACGACCCGCTCCAACCGTCGGAGGTGAACGTATAGCCGGCGGAATACGTATAGCTGTAGTTGCTCCCGTTCCGGTAATACATCGGCCCATACCCGCTCCCGGTGGCGCCGTCTAGTCCTCCCATCGTATCCTCGCCGTCCGTCACCATGACGGCGAAGTTCTGCCGGCAGGCTTGCGAGGAATCGTATGCAGTGTCGAAGAATCCCTGGGCCGCCCTGAGGGCCTGCGCCGTGGGTGTCCCGCCGGAGGCGTACGCGTACGTGTTCACGGAACTCCAGATGTTCTGGTACGAGGGGCTGAACGGCGGGGCGTTCGGTGCGGTCGAAGAGACCGGGTTGCGGGTATTGATCTGGATCGCTGTACCCCATGGGTTGGTCGTAAACGTCATTAGTCCGAGCCGTGCCTTGAGGAGGTTCTCGTCATCCGTGGTCAGGTTGTTCAGAAACGCGGAGCTCATCGCTTCCGTATGATTGGTCGGGTTTGGGGAACCATAGGATGCGGAAGTGGTGTACGAAACCGTCGATCCCTGGGAATGGTTGTAGATGAAGCTTTTCGCGCTCGAGAAGTAGAATCGGTACGGGGATCCGGAACTACGGCTCGTATAGGACATCGGCTCCGCCGTCCCAAGCGATCCGATCTGGACCGTCCCCGAAGCCGGCAGCGTGCTCCAGGTGCCCCCGGATAGGTTCGTAACCTGTACATACTGGTACTGGCGGGTTTTGCTGATGTTCTTATCCACCGTACTGCTCGCCCAACGACGGGCGCGGTCCAGTGTGGCGGTGATCGTCGCCGGCGTGGCACTGGGGATGCTCAGGTCCGAATTCAACAAGGTGTAGACGACCTTCCAGAGAATGTCCATCCGGGAATTGTTCGAGCCGTCCCCGTCGAGGTCCCCGACGGGTGTACCCCCGGCCGCGATGCCCATCGAACCCGTGGTGTCGAGCATCAGGAGCACGTTCGGGTTCGCCGAGGTCGTGAACAGTTCCGTGTCGTCGGCCATCGCGACCGGGGGCAGCGCCATGAGGCACGACAGCAGGAGAGCGAGCCAGGCCACGGGTTTCTTCGTCATCATCTTCCTCCTCCTTCTCCTTCCGCCACTCCCCGGGAACCCCTCTTCAATTAGGATCATACCCCGTCCCCACGGGAACCGGTCCATAGTCGACGACCGCCTGCACGGTTCTCTGCGCGACGAATTGAGGGGGAGCGTTCCCCCGGCTCGTCACCTCGAAATCGGCGAACCGGTAGTTGGAACCGAACCCCGCCTTGACCGTGAGCGTGCCCGTCGTGCGGGAAGTCACGGTGTAGACGGACTGGTCCGGCAGCACCACCGTGCAATCCGTCGTCAATACGTTGGGAACCAGGTCGATCCCGAAGTGGGCGCCGGAATCGGCCGAATTCAGCGTCGCGGTCCCCGTCTTCGACTGGAGCGCGATGCTCATCTCCGTCGTCGAGATGCTGATCGCGTAGATCCCGATCGCCGTCAGGATCAGCAGGAGCATCAACGTGATGATGAGGGCGCTCCCCCGTTCGTTCGATATCGTCATCCCGTCACCCCGGAGTTCCGGACGTCGATCACGATGTCGTACGTTCGCCGCCGGTACCCGTCCGGCGTCGTGCCGGCGGGCCGGTTGCCGATCCCGGGGCGAACCTCGCTCCAGCCGCTTTCCGGCAGGCGCGTCCGTGCGACGAGTTCCAGCCGGACCTGCCGGATTCGGGAAGGATCCCCCGGAGCGGCCGTCCACGTATCGACGACGCCGTCCGCGTCCGTGTCGAGCCCGTAGGTGAACTGCATGTCCTCGATGTCGTCTGCGAGCGGCTGAGGGGAAAGGGCCCCCATCCGGTCGACCATGAGCACCGGGTGGACCGGGTCCGAGGAGTCGATGTGGAACCGGGTGAACCGGGCCTTCGCCAGCGTGGAGCCGGTCCCGTACCCGCCGGACGGCCACGTGCTGTGCCCCCCGGGATTGTTGTAGTCCCTTGCGGATCCCCCGGGATTATGCTGCAGCTTCAGGGCCGCCGACTGCACCTCGGTCACTTCGAACAGATCCGCGCTCGTACCGTTCGTGATGATCACAAGGTCCCCGGTGATGTACCCCGCGACGCTTGCAACGTTCAGTTCGGCGGATGCAATGGGCATGGCGGCGGTGATGGCGGTCGGCGGCTGGTTCGCGTCCATGTCGTAGAGGTACAGGATGTAGATCTCGTCGGGCCTGGCCGTGTTGTCCTTTGCGTAGAGCGACCGCATGGAAGTGACCCCGGCGGCGACCACGTTGTTCGGAATCGCGACGTTGTCGGGAATCCCGTACCCCGCCATCCGGATGTCCCGCGACATGTACTCGACGGCCTGGCGCAGGTTCTGCTGCATCTCCGCCACCCGGTTCTGGACCGTGAACGACCTCTGCTGGCTGATGAAGGTGGCGAACACCGCGGTCAAAGCGATGGAGAGGATGACCAGCGCGGACATGACCTCGATCAGCGAGAAGCCCGCCTCGGAATGACGGGGGATCCTGTCTCCGCTCCTTTGGCGCCGCATCATCTTAGATCCCCCCGATGTTCGATCGTTGGGTCACGAGCATGATGTTGTGCCATTGCCCCCCATCGTCTCTCCAGCAGCACCACACGGTGATGGTCTTGAGCGAATTGGTCGCATTGCTGCCGACCTGCCACACCCTGTAGTACTGCGTGCCGCGGACGATCGTGTTGTCTCCCACGGCACCCCCGAGGGACCCGTATGCCGACTGGAGCGGTTGTGCCCCAGGGACGAACCCGGCCGGGACCGACGGTTGGATGTTGACCCATTCGACGTGGCGGAACCGTTCGAGCCGATCTTGCGCCAACTCCGTGGCGACGGTCCATTTGGACGCGATCGCGTTTCCCTTGATCGCGGTGGTCTGAAACAACGCAAGACCGAGGAGACCCACCGCGAGGATCACGAGGGAGATCAGCACCTCGATGAGGGAGAACCCTTCTTCCCTGCGGAGTTTACAGCCAACCATTGTCCAGCCTCGCTTTCGACGTCCATCCGAACAGGCGGATCGTCGCCCGGTCCGCAACGTTTGTCGCTGAAAGGTGTACATCGGCCTGCGTCAGAGCAGTGGCGGTCGTCCCGGCCGTATTTGTCTGGACCAGCACTTCCCCGTCGGGGTTGAAGAGGAGGGCGAAGAGCGTCGGGACCGCGACGGCCGGAGTGCAGACCACGTCATTGATTCCCGCTCCTGATCCGGTTGTCGGCTTCGTCGATTTTCCCGGGACATCGTTCCAGAGATTGAGCGCCGTATCCCAGCGCTGAAGGGTCACACTACCGTCGGAAAGGCTGATCCGAAGATGATGTTGAAGGGAAGTCCCCATCGACCGGGTCCGCGCCTCGTTGACCAACGAAAGAAATTCCCGCTGAAAGCCGACCGCGTTGTAATGTCTCTGCCACGAGAAGAAGTTCGTCGTGGCCATGATCCCCACGATCCCGACGATCGCCAGGGCGATCATGATCTCTATCAGCGTGAACCCTCGACGATCCTTCATTGCGGAGCCTCCCGGTAATGGATACAGCAATCCCCGTGCCGGGGCGAGTTCACGCGTAAGTTGCCGATATTCCATCATCCCGACATTCGTTATCGGCAATTCCCCGAAAAATATTTACACCTGCATTAAAAAAGTTAATGCGCGGATGGGAAGGATGGGGGCGCATCGCCCTCGCGGGAGAGTTCCTTCAACAGCAACCGAAGCATCCCGGATGCGCTCCCCCGCAGGCGGATGTCGGTCACGGTCGCGGTGAGCGAGGTCGGTTCCGGGTTGATCTCGACCACCGCGGCGCCGGATTCTTTCGCGATCCGGGGGATGTCGCAGGCGGGGGAAACCTGGGCGGAGGTGCCGATCACCACGAGGACGCCGCAGGTCCGGGCCTCCTCCTCGGCCTGTTCCTGGGCAAGCCACGGGATCGGCTCGCCGAACAGGACCACGTTGGGCTTGAGGATCTCGCCGCAGTCGCATAGGGGAACGGCGCCCGGCGTCCACCGCTCCCGGGTCGGGTACCGCTTCCAGCAATGCACGCAGATCAGGTCGTCGAGGTTTCCGTGGTACTCGATCACCCGGCGGGAACCCGCCGCCTGGTGCAGCCCGTCCACGTTCTGGGTGATGACGGCGCGCACGACCCCCATCGCTTCGAGGGCGGCAAGGCCTTTGTGCGCGTCGTTGGGCGTCGCGTCGCCGCAGACGGAGACCATCTCCGTCAGCATCTCCCAAACCTTGCGGGGGGATTGCATGAACGCGTGGAGGGTGGCGTACTCCATCGGGTCGTACTTGGCCCACATCCCCTGGGACCCGCGGAAGGACGGGATACCGCTCTCCACCGAGATCCCCGCACCGGTCAGGACGACGGCGTTTCGACGCGCCGCAAGGAGACGGGCCGCCTCCCGGATCGGCTCGCTCCCGCCCGCCCGCACGGGGAACCCGGCTACCCGATGAACGACCCGAGCTTGAGCGCCAGCCCCATATCCCCCGCGACCTTCAGCTTGCCGGTCAGGAACGCCATCTGCCCGTTCAGCTTCCCGGAAACGAGGTCGAGGAAATCGGCCTCCGCCATCGTGACGGTGCAGTTCGGGGAGGGAGCCTCGCCTTCTGCCACAGCAACCTTCCCGTCCGCCAATTTCACGTTCCAGGCGGCGTCGGTGACGCGGAACTGGTAGACGCAGTTCATCCCGGCGACCTTCTCCGGTTTCGCGTTCAATTTGTCCGCCAACCCCTCGAAGAATCCCTTGACCGTCGCCTCCGCCATCTGCGTCCCCCCTCCCGATTCCGGATGAAATGAACCGCCGTTCACCACAGGTCGAACGTACACCGACCCCGCCAAGGTTGTCAACGCGGATGGTATACTCCCCGGCATGCGGGTATTCGGGTTGACGGGGAACATCGGTTCCGGGAAGAGCGCGGTAGCCGCGATGCTGCGCGAGATGGGGATTCCGGTCCTCGACGCCGACCGGATCTCGCGGGAAGTGACGGTCCCGGGAGGACGCGCGTACGCCGCGGTCGTTCAGGCGTTCGGCCGGGAGATCTTGCGGGACGACGGATCGATCGACCGGAAGCGGCTGGGGGAGATCGTCTTCTCCGACCCCGAGTCGCGCGAACGACTGGAACGGATTACCCATCCCGCGATCTTCGAAGCGATGAAGGAAGCGATCGCCGGTCTCGAACGCGGGGGGCGTCGCGCCGTCGTCGTGGAGGCCGCCTTGATCCACGAATCGGGGAGAAAAGGGCTGTTCGAGGCGGTGATCTCGGTCACGTGCGACCGGGAGACCACGATCTCCCGCCTCGCCGCCCGCGACGGGATGGCGCGAGGCCAGGCCGAAGCGAGGCTTCGCGCGCAGATGGACGCCGACCGAAAAGCGGGATCTTCCGATTACGTGATCGACAACTCCGGGGACATCGAGTCGACCCGTCGCCAGGTCGAGCGGATCAAGCGCGTACTGCTCGTGTGATTGGGGCGCGCTACCCGATTGCATCCCGCGGCGGGAGGAACGGCAGTCCGAACGCCTTCGCGACCCCCGCGCAGGTGACGTGCCCCCCATAGGTGTTGAGCCCGCCGAGAAGACCTTCGTCCGCTCGCAACGCGCCGACGACACCCTGCCGCGCGAACGACAGGAGGTATGGAAGCGTGGCGGCGACGAGCCCCTGCGTCGAGGTTCGCGGCACGGCGGCGGGCATGTTCGTCACACAGTAGTGAATGACGCGTTCCTCGATAAAGTAGGGGGCGGCGTGGGTCGTCGGGCGGGACGTTTCGAGCGACCCTCCCTGGTCGATGGCGATGTCCACCACAACCGCTCCGGGGCGCATCGTGCGGATCATCTCCCGCGTGACCAGGCGCGGCGCCCGCTCTCCGGGCACCAGCACGGTTGAAACGAGAAGGTCCGTCTCCTTCAGCGCCTCCGCGATCGCCACGGGGGTGGAACGGACGGCGCGCACCTTCTCCCCGCAACACCGGCGTGCCTGGTCCAGTTTTTCCGGTTTCACGTCGAGGATCGTCACGTTCGCGCCGACCCCCGCGGCGATCCGCGCGGCGTTGCGTCCGGCTACCCCCGCTCCCAGCACGGTCACATCCCCCGGCGGCGATCCTTCGGTCCCGGGGAGCAGGACACCGCGCCCACCGCACCCTTTTTCAAGCCCCCGCGCCCCAACCTGGATGGAGAGGATCCCCGCCACCTCGCTCATCGGTCGAAGGATCGGCAAGCCGCCGGCGGAGGACACCGTCTCGTAGGCGATCGCCGTCACCCGTCGTGTGAGGAGTTCTACCGTAAGTTGCTGAAATGCGGCGAGGTGCAGGAACGTGAAGAGGGTGGAAGATTCCGACAGGAATGGAACCTCGGGAGGCAGCGGTTCCTTGACCTTCACCACGAGGTCGGTGGACCACGCCTCGGACGCCTGCGAGGCGATCGATCCGCCGGCATCGAGGTACTCCCTGTCCTCGAACCCGCTGGCCTCCCCCGCGCCGGTCTCGACGACGACCTCGGCGCCGGAGTCGCGAAGGGCGCGGACCGCCGACGGCGTAATGGCAACCCGGTGCTCCCCGGGCTTCGTCTCTCGCGGGACACCGATGCGCATCGTGCGTGCCCCCCCGCGGAAATGTCACCGTCCCCGCCCCGGGAAGACGGGGCGGGGACGATTATCGTTCAGGCCTTGCGGACGTTCGCCGCCTTTTTCCCCTTCGGGCCGGAGGTGACTTCGAACTCCACCCGCTGCCCCTCGGCGAGGGTACGGAACCCCTCCCCCTTGATCTCGCTGAAGTGGACGAAGATGTCCTCGCCGCCCTCTTCCGTGATGAACCCGAACCCCTTCGCGTCGTTGAACCACTTTACCGTGCCGAATGCCATGCCTACGACTCCTCTGCTGACCCCGCGGGGCCGTCCGAAAATCCCTGGGCGTTACGCCGCCCCCTGCGTTCGGCCGGCCGGGGCCTCCCCCGCTCCGCAGCCGGAAGAGCCCCGATGCGCACTCCCGCTGTACCTGACACCGAATCCGAATGTGTGAAAACGCTTCATCCTATACGCGAATCGCGACCGGGGTCAATACACGAAACGGCACGTGAAAAAATATCTTCCACGCCGGCTTCCTCACGAAATTCGCAAAATGATGTTTGAGGAATGAAAACCTTATGCGAAAAAGCGCATCGAAAAAAAAGAAGCTCGTATCCGCGGCGGAATTTCCGCCTCCTCACCAACGATCAGGAGGATCCCGACATGTCCGATCCGTGCACCCCGCTGGAAGATTCCTGGCCCCTCGGTCTCGCTCCGTCGCTGGGGGCTCCCCTGCCGCAACGGATGCTGGCGCTCACGATCCACCGCGCCCGGTACGGTCCTCCGTCCCGATCCGTTCGGATGGAATCC from Deltaproteobacteria bacterium CG2_30_66_27 encodes:
- a CDS encoding cold-shock protein, whose amino-acid sequence is MAFGTVKWFNDAKGFGFITEEGGEDIFVHFSEIKGEGFRTLAEGQRVEFEVTSGPKGKKAANVRKA
- a CDS encoding alanine dehydrogenase — its product is MRIGVPRETKPGEHRVAITPSAVRALRDSGAEVVVETGAGEASGFEDREYLDAGGSIASQASEAWSTDLVVKVKEPLPPEVPFLSESSTLFTFLHLAAFQQLTVELLTRRVTAIAYETVSSAGGLPILRPMSEVAGILSIQVGARGLEKGCGGRGVLLPGTEGSPPGDVTVLGAGVAGRNAARIAAGVGANVTILDVKPEKLDQARRCCGEKVRAVRSTPVAIAEALKETDLLVSTVLVPGERAPRLVTREMIRTMRPGAVVVDIAIDQGGSLETSRPTTHAAPYFIEERVIHYCVTNMPAAVPRTSTQGLVAATLPYLLSFARQGVVGALRADEGLLGGLNTYGGHVTCAGVAKAFGLPFLPPRDAIG
- a CDS encoding dephospho-CoA kinase, which translates into the protein MRVFGLTGNIGSGKSAVAAMLREMGIPVLDADRISREVTVPGGRAYAAVVQAFGREILRDDGSIDRKRLGEIVFSDPESRERLERITHPAIFEAMKEAIAGLERGGRRAVVVEAALIHESGRKGLFEAVISVTCDRETTISRLAARDGMARGQAEARLRAQMDADRKAGSSDYVIDNSGDIESTRRQVERIKRVLLV